The proteins below are encoded in one region of Paenisporosarcina cavernae:
- a CDS encoding GNAT family N-acetyltransferase codes for MIRLLTKDDYVAASQLIASAYPGMGLDSEEKLEQFQERLRSEQETKQDLRYYGKFNVYEKLVGLYRLHDFLGNIHGEKVRQFGIGMVAVDFFHKKEKVAFDLLTHFHETAASEGVCFTTLYPFSIPFYHKMGYGLGPTRYEFRLLPKEFPSSGDKSRVQFFEKKENKAINELYERFVDQTHGMISRTSNQLDMMEKRVTHYAGVKEDDRITAAVAYKLVPVAGSHFLDQEMVIYEWFWESSAAFRDTCAWIASQQDQVGRVVYRTQDVNFLHVVGDPRNDSNILIHSVYHEVANVGAGLMYRILDIEKFVATTQFSYGMKPSEPTSFTFNVNDSFHSPNQGTYELTFAQGKWEISKSTDPAEFDISISDLSAWWMGTASLARLAKYGNVTLHTQRAAELDRYFQAQEMPMCLTSF; via the coding sequence TTGATACGTTTATTAACAAAAGACGATTATGTAGCGGCTTCACAGTTGATTGCTTCCGCGTATCCTGGTATGGGGTTGGATTCGGAGGAGAAGCTCGAACAATTCCAGGAACGGTTACGGAGTGAGCAGGAAACAAAACAGGATTTGCGATATTATGGAAAATTTAATGTGTACGAAAAGTTAGTTGGCCTCTATCGGCTTCACGATTTTCTAGGGAATATTCACGGGGAAAAAGTGCGTCAGTTTGGTATAGGAATGGTTGCAGTGGATTTTTTTCATAAGAAGGAAAAAGTTGCGTTTGACTTGTTGACGCATTTTCATGAAACTGCGGCTTCAGAAGGCGTTTGCTTCACGACGTTGTATCCTTTTTCCATTCCGTTTTATCACAAAATGGGATACGGGTTAGGACCTACACGTTATGAATTTCGCTTACTTCCAAAAGAATTTCCTTCAAGTGGTGATAAATCGCGCGTTCAGTTTTTCGAAAAGAAGGAGAATAAAGCAATTAATGAGTTGTACGAACGTTTTGTCGATCAAACACACGGGATGATTTCGCGAACATCTAACCAGCTAGATATGATGGAAAAACGAGTGACACATTATGCTGGCGTGAAAGAGGATGATCGAATCACGGCAGCTGTCGCGTACAAGCTAGTTCCAGTAGCTGGTAGCCATTTTCTTGATCAAGAAATGGTAATTTACGAATGGTTTTGGGAGTCATCAGCAGCTTTTCGTGATACATGTGCATGGATTGCTAGTCAGCAAGATCAAGTGGGGAGAGTCGTTTATCGGACGCAGGATGTAAACTTCCTTCATGTAGTAGGAGATCCTAGAAATGATTCCAATATTCTTATTCATAGTGTTTACCATGAAGTGGCAAATGTTGGGGCAGGATTAATGTATCGCATTTTAGATATCGAGAAATTTGTGGCGACCACTCAATTTTCGTATGGAATGAAGCCATCTGAACCAACTAGTTTCACATTTAACGTGAACGATTCTTTTCATTCGCCAAATCAAGGAACGTATGAACTTACGTTCGCACAAGGTAAATGGGAAATCTCGAAATCTACAGACCCTGCTGAGTTTGACATCTCTATTAGTGATTTGTCTGCATGGTGGATGGGCACTGCATCGCTTGCCAGACTTGCGAAGTATGGGAACGTGACATTGCACACACAGCGAGCGGCGGAATTAGACAGGTATTTTCAAGCGCAAGAAATGCCGATGTGTTTGACGAGCTTTTAA
- a CDS encoding C39 family peptidase: MKVLLDVEGFSQHDTSIEAASRNSACGPVTVFTLLNYWMPNACPYGMNELYALLGTTRIGLFTWRMKRRLRKLLGSSWDIETISLEDSLEELQQGRPVAMKFDRYFRFQFRSDFEFSYHWVPLIGFEEVNGEVRLFIHDNGSPTKESHIRKVSYTKNKRILTFVRIRPHSSLV, translated from the coding sequence ATGAAGGTTTTATTGGATGTAGAAGGGTTTTCTCAACATGATACGTCGATTGAGGCGGCTAGTCGAAATTCGGCATGTGGCCCTGTAACGGTTTTTACGCTGTTGAATTATTGGATGCCGAATGCGTGTCCATATGGGATGAATGAGTTGTATGCATTACTTGGGACGACGAGAATTGGACTTTTTACGTGGCGAATGAAAAGAAGATTGCGGAAGTTGCTTGGTTCTTCGTGGGATATTGAGACAATCTCGTTAGAGGATTCGTTGGAAGAGTTACAACAAGGTCGTCCTGTGGCGATGAAATTTGACCGCTATTTCCGATTTCAATTCCGTTCTGATTTTGAGTTTTCCTATCACTGGGTCCCGTTGATTGGATTTGAAGAAGTAAACGGAGAGGTGCGTTTATTTATACATGATAATGGCTCACCGACAAAAGAGAGTCATATTCGTAAAGTTTCGTATACAAAAAATAAGCGAATCCTCACGTTTGTAAGGATCCGCCCACATTCTAGTTTGGTTTAA
- a CDS encoding STAS domain-containing protein, producing the protein MSNRSYFVHMKDVILANAEQLATLITEKQNETYKELKDSTIDFLSMRIELVEMYGACMGLSEGQREELLKEWGEKSGTYTASHGDVSLDMMLREVPHYRTILGDLIFEEAEKLKLTTREFYEVISLFDRCINDVVFYFSVPFVQHEQKKLEISRQLVTELSVPVVLITNQIAVLPLIGSINEERAKVLHERALSEAARLQISYMYVDLSGVQTIDTYVAQQLFHLLDSLALLGIEGKVSGISPIIAQTLVQLGLDFGRFESFSSLKQALAELKPN; encoded by the coding sequence TTGAGTAACAGATCCTATTTCGTACATATGAAAGATGTTATTTTGGCGAATGCAGAACAGTTAGCAACATTAATTACAGAGAAACAAAATGAGACGTATAAAGAATTAAAGGATTCAACTATCGACTTTTTGTCGATGCGAATAGAGTTAGTAGAGATGTACGGAGCATGTATGGGCTTATCCGAAGGTCAACGTGAGGAATTATTGAAAGAATGGGGAGAAAAATCAGGTACTTATACCGCAAGTCATGGCGATGTTTCGCTAGACATGATGCTTAGGGAAGTACCTCACTATCGAACCATTCTTGGAGACTTAATATTTGAAGAAGCGGAAAAACTGAAACTTACGACACGCGAATTTTACGAGGTCATCTCCTTATTCGACCGTTGCATCAACGATGTCGTATTCTACTTCAGTGTGCCTTTCGTGCAACATGAACAGAAAAAATTAGAAATTTCAAGACAACTTGTAACAGAACTGTCCGTACCTGTTGTACTCATTACAAATCAAATTGCCGTTCTACCTCTCATAGGCTCCATTAATGAAGAACGCGCAAAAGTATTACATGAACGTGCATTAAGTGAAGCCGCTCGCCTTCAAATCTCATACATGTATGTCGATTTATCCGGTGTGCAAACGATTGATACATATGTCGCGCAGCAATTATTTCACTTACTTGACTCCTTAGCATTACTAGGTATTGAAGGAAAGGTAAGTGGCATTTCGCCAATCATCGCACAAACACTAGTGCAACTTGGACTCGACTTTGGACGATTTGAAAGCTTCTCTTCGTTAAAACAAGCACTTGCAGAACTTAAACCAAACTAG
- a CDS encoding 5'-3' exonuclease — protein MTGERERPHLLIVDGMALLFRSFFATAAFSQYFPNSKGIPTNAVQGFARHVMSAKQLMNPTHLAITWDMGARTFRNDLFDGYKANRPAPPEEMLPQFDMAKQVADLMDWTSFGVVGKEADDVIGSLACKFENEADMTIISGDKDLLQLLSPSTTIAFTKKGYTEYDVYTLQRFQEEYLLEPKQFADVKAFMGDSSDGYPGVKGIGPKSALQFIQNHGSIDGVLQNMASLKPGQRKKIEESLEMLKLSKELATIDCEVPLDVTLDALKVNDYTKKHIDALSEQEYRITLRHLQSLFPIK, from the coding sequence GTGACTGGCGAACGCGAACGACCTCATTTACTCATTGTGGACGGAATGGCACTATTATTTCGCTCGTTTTTCGCAACGGCTGCTTTTTCACAATACTTTCCAAACTCAAAAGGAATACCAACGAATGCCGTTCAGGGTTTTGCGCGTCATGTGATGTCTGCGAAACAGTTGATGAATCCCACCCATTTAGCCATCACATGGGATATGGGTGCCCGTACGTTTCGCAATGATTTATTCGACGGGTACAAAGCGAACCGTCCTGCACCACCAGAGGAAATGCTTCCACAATTTGATATGGCAAAACAAGTGGCTGATTTGATGGATTGGACAAGCTTTGGGGTTGTTGGAAAAGAAGCAGACGATGTCATTGGATCGCTTGCTTGTAAATTTGAAAACGAAGCGGACATGACGATTATTAGCGGAGATAAAGATTTACTCCAACTTTTGTCGCCTTCTACGACGATTGCTTTTACGAAAAAAGGGTATACAGAATATGACGTTTATACGTTGCAACGATTCCAAGAGGAATATTTGCTCGAACCGAAGCAATTTGCTGATGTAAAGGCATTTATGGGAGACTCGAGCGATGGTTATCCGGGTGTGAAAGGGATTGGCCCGAAAAGTGCGTTACAATTTATTCAAAACCACGGTTCTATCGATGGAGTCCTACAAAATATGGCTTCACTAAAACCTGGTCAACGTAAGAAAATTGAAGAATCACTGGAGATGCTAAAGTTGTCAAAAGAACTTGCAACGATCGATTGTGAAGTCCCGCTAGACGTCACGTTAGATGCATTGAAAGTAAATGATTATACGAAGAAACATATCGATGCGTTAAGTGAACAAGAATACCGAATCACCTTGCGTCATTTGCAATCATTATTTCCGATAAAGTAG
- a CDS encoding NADPH-dependent FMN reductase: protein MQKVALLCGSLRKDSYNKALLEFVKANFGKEIDMFFVDYSQLPYFNEDIETPYPTEVRAMLDTLQDIDAVVMSMPEYNHSIPGAFKNALDWLSRREKPLAGKPVLLMGASTGPVGTSRGQNHLRLSLNAPGMQCLVMPGNEILVGAAKSKFENGQLTDESTIEFIGNVWKKFEKWVKIAPKWMEE from the coding sequence ATGCAAAAAGTAGCATTACTATGCGGAAGTTTACGAAAAGATTCTTACAATAAAGCGTTATTAGAATTTGTGAAGGCGAACTTTGGAAAAGAAATCGATATGTTTTTCGTCGACTATTCCCAATTGCCGTATTTTAATGAAGACATAGAGACACCTTATCCAACAGAAGTACGCGCAATGCTAGATACCTTACAGGATATCGATGCGGTCGTTATGAGTATGCCGGAGTATAATCACTCTATCCCGGGTGCGTTTAAAAATGCACTTGATTGGTTATCCCGTAGAGAAAAACCACTTGCTGGAAAACCTGTTCTTCTAATGGGCGCATCTACTGGTCCGGTAGGAACTTCTCGTGGACAAAACCATCTGCGCTTGAGTTTAAATGCTCCTGGTATGCAATGTTTAGTGATGCCAGGCAATGAAATACTTGTCGGGGCTGCAAAAAGTAAATTTGAAAATGGTCAATTGACGGATGAAAGTACGATTGAATTTATCGGAAACGTTTGGAAGAAATTTGAGAAATGGGTGAAGATTGCCCCGAAGTGGATGGAGGAATAA
- a CDS encoding NAD(P)/FAD-dependent oxidoreductase: MDIHNGLLYWNSTFPEPVEIPSMEKDALYDVIVVGGGMSGSLTALALVEKGWKVALLDKRMPGSGSTMANTGLLQYSNDIMLHELIDQIDERDAVRFYELCFEAMGQLRGVASELPIDPDFIVRPSICYASEDSHVEKLQREYETLKKFGFPCDYWNEEQVTEKLGFSKPAALVTYEDAEVNPYKFVQGIVKHLIDKGVSIFPYTDVRDVHEENSLLHVKTSAGEFVTEKIVWTTGYETLPVGHRIGADINRSYAMVTNVINQGVKTSGNKDIWHEGTLIWETARPYLYIRQTAEGRILIGGLDEDKAEAPASEKVIAEHAEKLRIELKKLFPQIDTVVEFAYGATFGESIDNLPFIGKHPTKEGHYYLLGYGGNGTVYSMLGSKMIAELMENGFHPDADLVQLERKYGIK, from the coding sequence ATGGATATACATAATGGACTGCTTTACTGGAATTCGACATTTCCAGAGCCTGTAGAGATACCTTCAATGGAAAAAGACGCATTATATGATGTAATAGTAGTGGGTGGAGGTATGTCCGGAAGTTTAACCGCCCTCGCTTTAGTTGAAAAAGGCTGGAAAGTAGCACTTCTTGATAAACGTATGCCCGGTAGCGGAAGCACCATGGCAAATACTGGCCTGTTGCAATACTCAAACGATATTATGCTGCATGAATTGATTGATCAAATTGACGAACGCGATGCAGTTCGGTTTTATGAACTTTGTTTTGAAGCAATGGGACAACTTCGCGGTGTGGCAAGTGAATTGCCAATAGATCCGGACTTCATCGTTCGTCCGAGTATTTGTTATGCAAGTGAGGATTCTCATGTCGAAAAATTACAGCGTGAATATGAGACCTTAAAAAAATTCGGATTCCCTTGCGATTATTGGAATGAAGAGCAGGTAACCGAAAAACTGGGATTCTCAAAACCTGCAGCGCTTGTTACATATGAGGATGCAGAAGTAAATCCGTATAAATTCGTCCAAGGTATCGTCAAGCACTTAATCGACAAAGGTGTGTCCATTTTCCCTTATACAGATGTCCGAGACGTGCATGAAGAAAATTCGTTATTACATGTAAAAACATCAGCAGGAGAATTTGTTACCGAGAAAATAGTGTGGACAACCGGCTATGAAACATTACCAGTTGGACATCGAATTGGTGCAGATATCAATCGTTCCTATGCAATGGTCACGAATGTGATTAATCAAGGAGTCAAAACATCTGGCAACAAAGACATTTGGCATGAAGGTACGCTCATATGGGAAACAGCAAGGCCCTATTTATACATTCGTCAAACGGCTGAAGGACGCATCTTGATTGGTGGATTAGACGAAGATAAAGCAGAAGCACCAGCTTCAGAAAAAGTGATTGCAGAACACGCGGAAAAATTACGGATAGAATTAAAGAAATTATTTCCTCAAATTGATACTGTTGTCGAATTCGCTTATGGTGCCACGTTCGGGGAGTCTATTGATAACTTGCCTTTTATCGGCAAGCATCCGACAAAAGAAGGACATTATTATTTGCTTGGGTACGGTGGAAATGGAACCGTCTACAGTATGTTAGGATCTAAAATGATCGCAGAGTTAATGGAAAACGGCTTTCATCCAGATGCAGATCTTGTACAGCTCGAACGAAAATACGGCATCAAATAA
- the hutH gene encoding histidine ammonia-lyase, translated as MITLTGSTLTLEEMRRILFQQEEIQLDTEALKRVQKSRDSVDRIVANKETIYGINTGFGKFSDVSIDEKDVRALQLHLIRSHACGIGDAFPEMVSRAIVVLRLNALLKGFSGIRVEVVERLAFMANHHIHPVIPSQGSLGASGDLAPLSHLALVLLGEGAIWNEGQKIDASNVWKDRGMDNIVLEAKEGLALINGTQAMTAQGVVNYLEAETLAYQSEWIAAMTMESLRGIRDAFREEIHIARGYQEQIAVASRMLEWMDGSQLISAQGEHRVQDAYSLRCIPQIHGASWQVLNYVKEKLEIEMNAATDNPLIFEDGEVVVSGGNFHGQPIAFAMDFLKLGVAELANVSERRIERLVNPQLNDGLPAFLSPEPGLQSGAMILQYAAASLVSENKTLAHPASVDSIPSSANQEDHVSMGTIGSRHAAQIIQNARRVLAIETLCALQGTEYRGVEKMAPKLRAKWDELRKVCPSVVEDRIFHHDVERIADHLYEDTGKSK; from the coding sequence ATGATTACATTAACAGGTTCGACATTGACGCTGGAAGAAATGCGTCGTATTTTATTTCAACAAGAAGAAATTCAGTTAGATACAGAAGCACTAAAACGGGTGCAAAAGAGCCGTGATTCGGTTGATCGCATCGTCGCGAATAAAGAAACGATTTATGGGATTAACACTGGGTTCGGGAAGTTCAGCGATGTGAGCATTGACGAGAAGGACGTTCGTGCACTGCAACTCCATTTAATCCGTTCGCATGCGTGTGGAATCGGTGATGCATTTCCAGAAATGGTGTCTCGTGCGATTGTGGTGCTTCGCTTAAATGCCCTATTGAAAGGGTTCTCGGGGATTCGAGTGGAGGTTGTGGAGCGCTTAGCGTTTATGGCGAACCATCACATTCATCCAGTGATTCCAAGTCAAGGTTCGCTTGGAGCTTCTGGAGATTTGGCGCCGTTATCTCACTTAGCTTTAGTGTTATTAGGGGAAGGCGCTATTTGGAATGAAGGGCAGAAAATCGATGCTTCGAACGTGTGGAAAGATCGCGGGATGGACAATATTGTGCTGGAAGCGAAGGAAGGTTTGGCGTTAATAAACGGAACGCAAGCAATGACTGCGCAAGGTGTGGTGAATTACTTAGAAGCGGAAACACTAGCCTATCAAAGTGAATGGATCGCGGCAATGACCATGGAATCGCTCCGTGGAATACGAGATGCTTTCCGAGAAGAAATCCACATTGCACGTGGGTATCAAGAACAAATCGCTGTGGCGAGTCGAATGCTAGAGTGGATGGACGGAAGTCAACTAATTTCCGCGCAAGGAGAACACCGCGTTCAGGATGCGTATTCTCTGCGATGCATCCCACAAATTCACGGCGCAAGCTGGCAAGTATTGAATTATGTGAAAGAAAAATTAGAAATTGAAATGAATGCAGCAACCGATAATCCATTGATTTTTGAAGATGGGGAAGTGGTCGTGTCTGGTGGGAATTTCCACGGACAACCAATCGCTTTTGCAATGGACTTCTTAAAACTTGGCGTAGCAGAGCTTGCGAATGTCTCGGAGCGACGTATTGAACGTCTGGTGAATCCGCAATTAAATGATGGATTGCCGGCATTTTTAAGTCCAGAACCCGGCTTACAGTCAGGTGCAATGATTTTACAATATGCAGCGGCGAGTCTTGTGTCCGAGAATAAAACACTTGCGCACCCAGCGTCTGTGGACTCGATTCCATCTTCTGCGAATCAAGAAGATCACGTGAGCATGGGGACAATCGGTTCTCGACACGCAGCACAGATTATTCAGAATGCACGTCGAGTGCTTGCTATTGAAACATTATGCGCACTTCAAGGCACGGAATATCGTGGTGTAGAAAAAATGGCTCCGAAGCTACGCGCGAAATGGGATGAGCTACGAAAAGTTTGTCCATCCGTTGTGGAAGATCGCATTTTCCATCATGACGTGGAACGAATCGCCGATCATTTATACGAAGACACTGGAAAATCGAAATAA
- a CDS encoding DUF4179 domain-containing protein encodes MSIKESVYMEKLRDELDQQSVPEDQLYSSVMKGYMRAKAERKIRVKQSRKVSVVLIAAVALLLVLLSLSDQTLRPVQLLQKVPGLEWVWKNDSLQGMELNISESSAYQRVDKSQTVDGMTFTIDGIIVDQTTIALDYHLALPSDSVGLGGDTFLFTVDDKFVVTEQSWGNFQENGNGKKVDDTYVAIVRDPIDMDAKELNVSYSVTLNAKNYAFTLPIEIEKVADVTKYATKKTSFELDGQSFSVKRVVVHPGITSIEIEEDKNNTYKVLRFLDLRLEDSNGHQSLPVKNGIISTDAENGNKVYYVQSNILNESEELSLKLNRVEALPKDKAFITIDTEKKTLQNPMEDGMLSLGKVTPTEIEVIYYMDSVSSNLLGNVEDANGKAIPTSYSESSDGREMIKLDTSNYENPLRISLISYPNEMEKAIRIPLKLE; translated from the coding sequence ATGTCTATTAAAGAGAGTGTGTATATGGAAAAATTGAGAGATGAACTAGACCAGCAATCAGTTCCTGAAGATCAGCTGTATTCTTCAGTGATGAAAGGATATATGCGAGCAAAAGCGGAGAGGAAGATTCGCGTGAAGCAGTCTCGAAAAGTAAGTGTTGTACTAATTGCCGCAGTTGCATTGCTTTTAGTGTTGCTTAGTTTAAGTGATCAAACATTACGTCCAGTTCAACTTCTTCAGAAGGTACCAGGATTGGAGTGGGTATGGAAAAATGATTCGTTACAAGGAATGGAATTGAATATTTCGGAAAGTAGCGCGTATCAACGAGTAGATAAATCACAAACAGTTGATGGCATGACTTTTACAATAGATGGAATTATCGTAGATCAAACGACAATTGCGCTCGATTATCATCTCGCATTACCGTCGGATTCTGTAGGACTCGGTGGTGATACATTTCTTTTTACTGTGGATGATAAGTTTGTAGTAACGGAACAGTCTTGGGGAAATTTTCAAGAAAATGGAAATGGAAAGAAAGTAGACGATACGTATGTTGCGATTGTTCGAGACCCAATTGACATGGATGCGAAAGAGTTAAATGTTTCCTATAGTGTCACGTTAAATGCAAAAAATTATGCGTTCACTCTTCCTATCGAGATTGAAAAAGTTGCGGATGTAACGAAATACGCGACCAAAAAAACCTCATTTGAACTAGATGGACAGTCTTTTAGTGTAAAACGTGTGGTTGTTCACCCGGGAATTACATCGATTGAAATAGAGGAAGACAAAAATAATACCTATAAAGTTTTACGATTTTTAGATTTACGTCTAGAAGATTCCAATGGCCATCAATCTTTGCCAGTAAAAAATGGAATTATTTCAACAGATGCAGAAAATGGAAACAAAGTCTATTATGTGCAGTCGAATATATTGAATGAATCAGAAGAACTTTCCCTGAAGCTAAATCGAGTAGAAGCACTTCCGAAAGACAAGGCGTTCATAACAATCGATACGGAAAAGAAAACGTTACAAAATCCGATGGAGGATGGAATGCTCTCGTTGGGAAAAGTGACGCCAACAGAAATCGAAGTAATCTATTATATGGACTCCGTTTCTTCGAACTTATTAGGAAATGTTGAGGATGCAAATGGGAAGGCTATTCCGACTTCTTACAGCGAGTCATCCGATGGACGTGAGATGATTAAGTTAGACACGTCGAATTATGAAAACCCGTTACGAATTTCGCTTATCTCCTATCCAAATGAGATGGAAAAGGCGATTCGTATTCCCTTGAAATTGGAATAA
- a CDS encoding sigma-70 family RNA polymerase sigma factor, which produces MELDEIKRAIDGDDEAFLTLFSTYQVDLYKTALAFLRNEHDAVEAIQEVTYRAYKKIHTVKEPSYAKTWLIRIMINYCQDQIKRKKRFRFLLPSDERHVTPSNRLEIQELLQTLRPKDQELIYLKYILEVPIKEIAVVKNLPEGTVKSRLHRIVRELRETHGWKEESPHVY; this is translated from the coding sequence ATGGAACTAGATGAGATCAAACGTGCAATTGACGGAGATGATGAAGCGTTTCTCACGTTGTTTTCAACGTATCAAGTCGATTTATATAAGACTGCACTTGCTTTTTTGCGTAATGAACACGATGCAGTGGAAGCGATTCAAGAAGTAACGTACCGAGCGTATAAGAAAATACATACAGTGAAAGAGCCTAGTTACGCGAAAACATGGCTCATACGAATAATGATAAATTATTGCCAGGACCAGATAAAACGAAAGAAGCGGTTCCGTTTTTTATTGCCATCAGATGAGCGACATGTAACACCATCCAATCGATTAGAAATTCAAGAATTGCTACAAACATTACGACCAAAAGATCAAGAATTGATCTATTTGAAATATATATTGGAAGTGCCAATTAAAGAAATTGCGGTGGTGAAGAATTTACCGGAAGGAACGGTAAAGTCGCGATTGCATCGAATCGTTCGAGAGCTTCGAGAAACGCACGGATGGAAGGAGGAGAGTCCTCATGTCTATTAA
- a CDS encoding DinB family protein, with protein sequence MDGIKMWNYHKWATQKLLQHVKNTAPDTFTKEAKSSFPTMKATYAHVIGVEYLWFLRMKGEFSPTWKHFEFEDIEEIQELFTELHEEMEDYFYSLEKEDWHKVLTFQNVKGATFETELEDMLFTFINHASYHRGQITTFLRTFGYEGIPIDYIYFTRDQ encoded by the coding sequence ATGGACGGTATTAAAATGTGGAATTATCACAAATGGGCAACCCAAAAATTATTGCAACATGTTAAAAACACTGCACCAGATACATTCACGAAAGAAGCAAAAAGCTCTTTCCCGACGATGAAGGCAACTTACGCTCATGTCATCGGTGTGGAATATTTGTGGTTTTTGCGAATGAAAGGCGAATTTTCTCCAACATGGAAACACTTCGAATTTGAAGACATCGAGGAGATACAAGAATTATTTACAGAACTTCATGAGGAAATGGAAGACTACTTTTATTCGCTTGAAAAAGAAGATTGGCACAAGGTTCTCACATTCCAAAACGTCAAAGGTGCAACATTTGAAACGGAACTTGAAGATATGCTCTTTACGTTCATCAACCATGCATCCTATCATCGGGGACAAATTACCACATTCCTTCGAACATTTGGCTACGAAGGAATTCCGATCGACTATATTTACTTTACAAGAGATCAATAA
- a CDS encoding VOC family protein, which produces MEFGYVMVFVTDVQQAKQFYQDILELPLIHEEPNRLVFSMGPQKLVLFQADKKTETGDYSNEARTVLVFHVGDVHNTFAKLQEKGVQFLHTKPTEARYAAFTDPFGNVHEIAEKSNE; this is translated from the coding sequence ATGGAATTTGGCTATGTGATGGTCTTCGTGACCGACGTACAACAAGCAAAACAGTTTTACCAAGATATACTGGAACTTCCGCTTATTCATGAGGAACCTAATCGACTCGTTTTCTCCATGGGTCCTCAAAAACTTGTTCTATTTCAAGCAGATAAGAAAACGGAAACCGGCGATTACTCCAATGAAGCGAGAACGGTACTTGTATTTCATGTAGGTGATGTACACAATACATTCGCGAAACTTCAGGAAAAAGGCGTGCAATTTTTACATACCAAACCGACGGAAGCGCGTTATGCCGCTTTTACAGATCCATTTGGGAATGTGCATGAAATCGCAGAAAAAAGCAACGAGTGA